Below is a window of Lodderomyces elongisporus chromosome 3, complete sequence DNA.
ACGTTATAGCGAAACAAAATGAGCAAAAGTAGTAAAGTATACACTAAAAATCCGTAGATCTGTGCTACCCTGAATTGTCCGTATACTGCTAAAGACTCACCCTTTTACTTGTATCTCTCTGGAGTAAGCAAGATATAGATTGTAGAGTAGATGTAGAAAAGTGTAAAAGATGACTAGAAGCCGTTTATGCATGTCAAACGGAGTTTTACGaatactctttttttttttaatccttttgaacacacacacacacactttACTTTCTacatataaaaatataaatttatatatttttatgtGTATGAATGTATGGATATACATGTGCGTGTGTctgtgtatatgtgtggCTTTAGTTCATCGGAAAAAACCGTCTGCGAGTTTCTTTAATTCGTGAcctttgaaaaattaaaaattttaagaaaaaagaatcaaattGGGCAAAAAGAAGGGGGGAAATACACTTCCGAATATAAATCCACTACTGCTTTGGTTGGTGTCAACACATAGACACATGTTGGTGAATGATGCTACTTGCTGTCAAAAACACACATAGACCAAGTTGCTCATTTTCTGTTTGTTAGCGGTTAAAAACGGTTCGAATCAAGCTGGGAGTTTATTGTATGGTAGCCATGAGTTATGCGGGAATCCTTACTAACATTAAAAAAGTGCGGCCGAACTCAGTCCAAACCctaaaaacaagaaagcATTCTCCGTACATCCataagtttctttttttatcttccactttttctttgaaagaaaaaaaaaatatcatGAATCaaacattttgttttcattctGCTATTGGTCATCATTTACATTTAATTGAATAGCacgttttcttttattcgttgagaaataaaaacacaacaattGTTTATTCAACATCTTTGCTAGTTCATTTGGTAAATGTGTGATGAATGTTTGGAgaacgaagaagaaatatacagaGCTATACAAGTAAAATGTTAAGAcagagaagagaagaaataaatgaataaacaaataaatatacCACATTAGTGAGATACACCTAGAGCACGTGACTTGTTTGGAAAGGGTGGTTCTAGATTTTTTCCATACTTTACTGATTTTTCAATCCttcttatatttttattttttttattttttttattttttttattttttttatttcatctGTTCTTCTGCTTAGTGTACGTAAAGgctgaaaagaaaaatgtaCAATCTGTTTCATATTGAATATTTTATCTTCTATAGAGGATATTACAATGTGGCAATAGAGCCACTACTGGTTACAGTTTCACAAATGACAATAATCAATGCCAAcaacgaaaaaaaagaaaaaaaaaaaaaagaagaaagagcgAAAAATAAATCCAgttttcatcaaaatcacCAAATCTGTGTTTCCTTGTGAGCCAAAGCTTTGATTGACTGATTGATTGCAGATGcctgttcttttttttatattttaattttgattaTAGGGCGAGGCGTGGGGATGGGTTGAAAGTTACCTTacccttttttctttgggtTCCTTAAACAAGGACCAAAATAAATTACAACCATTGACTAAATGCGTCTCATAAGAGAATGTCTGTACTAAATAGAattgttcttcttgtagGTCTTTGTACTCAccttttcctcctcccccaccaccaccaccaaaaaaagaaaaaaaaaagaaaacaatttcGTGGATCACACAAAATCATAAAATTATTATTGGGCAAGATACACTACCTTGATTTTTATGTGTTCCTCTCtatttaattattattttattttattttttatttttatttttattttatttttttctaatttcttTACACGATCACAACATCAtagccttttttttccttcctcCCTTCCAATCATCACCAAGACCGTATTTCCCAATTACAGCCAATACTACCAACACTATACACCCCATACAAGTCAGTACAACCAGTCTACTTGAGAGCATCACAGGCATTCATCAAGTGAGACTTTGTCTATTCCTACAATCTTCTTAaatccccccccccactaTTACTGCTCGCTACCCGTGACGTCTTTTATCATTTCCCCACTTCTTCATTTCCACtagtcaattttttttataccCTAAGCAACACTTTAGGTCCttgtttttgctgttgttgttcttgttgttgctgctactactgctagtctttcttttcgttttaCCTTTCATTACTCGATTTTGAACCACTTCCCATTCACCATTTggtcttttttgttttctcaaTTTTAACATTTCAGTTTTACAATTCCATTCAAGATACTAAAATaagtaagaaaaaaaaaataacatgGGTTTTAAGATTAGAAATTTCACAGGCGACCCTTTTGCTATAGCCACTGTCTCCTTTGGTCTTATAGCATGGATAGTTGCATTAGCCGGTGCAGCTGCATCGTCTCAAGGCTCATTCCCACATTTCACGTGGTGGGGTATTGCTTATCAAATAGTTATAATATTGGTGATCACCGTGCTATActtgaacaacaacatcgaATTGTACAAATTCACATTGGTTGGTTTGGTCAGTATCGGGTTTATTTACACTACAAACTCAACAAACAACTTGGTGTACAACTCTTCCTCATCAGGCAACTTGTGTTGTGCAGCCGGCTGTATCTTGTTGAGCATTTTGAATCTTATATGGATCTTGTATTTTGGTGGTCACCCAGAATCACCAACAAACCAGTTTATCGACTCCTTCAGTTCAAACAAGTATGCTAATGAATATATTGGCAGATCATCAGTGCTGAAAACAGAGCCGTTTGATGACCAGCAAGGTTTCAACTCTGCTGCAAGCAAGAGATTCACATCAACGGGAATAAGCTTACCCCAAGAAAATGTGAGCCAAATGTCACAAACCAACACTCactcacaacaacaacaacaacaacaacactcTACAAATGCAGCAAATGCATCAAACGCAACAAGTTACTTCCCACTGACACAATTGCACGGCTTGGAAAATTCGTCACAGGACATGATGGGCTCAGCACCGCGTGACTTGACCcaaaatacaaacacaaacagtagtggaacaaagagaaatacTTTATATACAGACTCCGAAGGTGGCACTGGAATTACATTTAGATACAAAGCCAAGGCCCTCTATAGTTATGATGCTAATCCCGATGATATTAACGAAATTTCATTTATTAAAGACGAGATTTTAGATGTTGACGATGTTGATGGAAAATGGTGGCAGGCCAGAAGAGCCAACGGACAAGTGGGTATTTGCCCTTCGAATTATGTTAAATTGATCGATACATAGTGGactattctttatttttttgttttttctatttacttgttttattcccaaaaataaaaaaaaaaatgataataatcgaatgaatttgaaatgttttgctcttttttttctttgtttttgttctttttttctaaaacCAAGTTTGTATCTTAGGTGTCTCAATTATAGTTGTCGGCACTATATTAAAGTGTCCTTAGACTCCTATGatatctttatctttatttttatttttattttgtcttATTATCAAAAGTATATTGCAAACGATTCAACCAGTTGATACAACTAATTAATTACCACTATTACTACtagtactactactactactactactactactacggATACTGACAACgttaaaaatataaactctattaaaaaaacaaaattaattAGGTCAATACCGCATACATACACAAATATATggagaattaaaaaaaaaaataataaaaacaacaaaaaatggttcaaaataaataatctCTCGGCTTCTCTTCTACATCCCCTactttcctcttcttctaatATAATCATTCCAGACACCTTTGATTATCTTTGCACTCGAGTGTCTTCCACTATACAATGGACCAAACCCAATCACCAACATGGTCACGTACAACCAAATTAAGCCCATCGTAGCATACCCTTTGTAATATGCACGGGAGAAAATCCAATCACGATACAATGGTAATGGCCAAAGAACCCACATTATCAATAATATGAAAACCGATGCACCAGTAGACACCTTGATCCAAAAATCAAGTTGTTTTGGGGTCAACTGTTGACTCTTATCAAATACCTCATTTTGGGCTTCCAATTCAGCATGCTTTTCTGATTCTCTCGAATCATTAGACTCTGAATTGACATCGAGAACTTCTTGCTTACCGTcatcttcttgtttctcttgTGATGCCAAGGCAATTGATTCATCAGAACTTTCTGAAGAGTCTGTCTTTTCCTTCACCAAGAGATGTGCTGTTTGCAACACACTCCAGTCGAACTCCGAAGGAATGGCCAAAGACAAGATCAAACTCGAAATACCGGGAAGAAACAATGCAGTTAATGCACCATATAATGCAGGTAATTGCCCACCCAAAGTAGTGATGTTAACTTCACCAGAAAGTTTGTATGCTGTAGTGGTCCATACAgtgaaaccaaaaacaataccCAATATTGGCGAGATAAAAGCCGCATACACATTCTGTCTGCTCCATGTGATGGATAAAATTAATGGAATAACACCGGGACAAATGATTAATGGGTAGAAATAGCCAAACCAAGTCATGTTAACGCCCACATAGTGCAACATGATGGTAAAACCGGCAGCACCCAAGGTGAAAATGACACAACCAATGTGGGATACTGCAATCATCGATTTGTTTCCTGCCGTGGGATtgatatattttttatagaTATCAAATGACAAGATTGACGAGACAGAAATCATTTGAGCACTCACTGTAGAGGTTACTGCAAGGTAaacaatcaacaacaatgcgCCAACTGCACCTTTACCCAAAGTAGCCATTAATGCGTATGGCAAAACAAACCCAGAATCAACTTCAAACTGAGTCATTTTTCGTGGATAAGTAGGGAAACTGGGTGAGTTTTCCAACACAATGGCTGCACCGCCAATAATCGCACCCAAAGGCCAAACATTTGAACTGATCAAAAAAGCGGCAGTAAGGTAGGCTGGCACCGTTGCTCTGGGAGAAGCACTAAAAGTTTTTTGCCAAAATGAACTATCCATAACCGATAATCCAAAATTACCAGCAGTCAAGATCAATCCAAACAATATTGATCCTTTGGATTTACCGGTTATAACACTATTGTTGTAGTTTCCAGGAATCTCTCTAACACCTGACTCGTCAAATGCAACAAGTGCATCGTATAATGCATCTAAACCACCAACATTGGATAATACAGCGGTGTTTAAATAGCACAAAATGATGAGCAAAATCATCGTGTGTACAAAATCGGTCAAGAATGTAGCTTTCAAACCACCATAAACTGAATAACACAAGACGCTAAAAACCGTCAAGATAGTAGCAGCCACAATGTGCAAATTTCCTGCAATTATGGAAATGGCTCCCGAAGCACCAAGAATCATACTTGAACATGAGAGCAAGTTGTTTGTCAATGCAAGAAACAAGTACAAAATGTGCACAACCTTACCATATCGTAATTCGATAAGCTCTAAACTCGTATGTGCTTGTGGAATCTTCTTTTTAGCATGAATTCCAACCATTGACATCACTGCAATTTGCACGGCAAGACCAGACATGTAATAGTATGAACTTTGAATACCATAATTGTAAACCATTGTAGTACACCATAATAATTCTGTTGCCCAACTctataaaagaaaataaataaaaactgTTAGTAAAACTTGGTCTCGAAATCAtagtatatttttttcctccttttgccccatttttcgttttcttgttgttgcttcatttttgatttttggaaaagaaggaaaggaaagattACAGTAATCTTTCATTTTCGGTAAACACTCATTTAGTATCAAAAACATACCCAACTAGAGTAGACGGCGGAAGCACTCAATAAAGTGCCGACTGATCGATTGGCAACGGCAAACGTTTCTGTGCTTTGGTTGTCTTCACGTAAATATTTTCTCAACAAAATCGTCACTATAACCATACCTATGGCAAAACCTCCACCTACACCGACAAGGACACCATATCCGGAAGCCTGATTAAGAAGATGGACTGTTGATTCTGACATAGTTTACAATTATTAATCAAGTTTTTGATGTGATGATGTGATGTTGTAATGATGtgataatgaaaaaagaaaaaagcaagTTGAAGATATTCAATTTATTATTCATGGTATTATTGATTGGCTGGACATGAGtgctatatatatatttctatatatatcGGAGTCCCACTCATATGTATCCTTCATTTCGTGTGGCTGCTGGATTGCGAATTATGGCACTTGTGGTGAGTTGATGCATTCCCGCATTGATAAGATTATCTTTCATATACTgcagcaaaaacaaaaagtaaaacaaaaagacatTACTGCCACTatcgtcgtcatcatcactaCCATcaaccccccccccttcaCTCGTGATGTTTCACAAtacttttttaaaaaaactaTTATGATAATATGTTATTGTGTATTATTCCATTACCCGTTATTGTATTAATGAGATCTATTTCGGTTCGGCATAAAACTGTACATTGTGGAGAACAATAAGCTATCTGCTTCGGGTGTGGAAAAGTGATTGTGAAATACACACTTGCTCATAAACTTGTACAGGGATATGTTTATTTTCGTTTGagtttctttatttgttgttgcaaaagaagaaaaaaaaaattaaaaaaccAAATCCGGACGAGAATATTATTtggaaaacagaaaaaagtgTGGCTGCAAATATAAGCACATTGCGTGCACCGCTTTACAAAATGGTAATTACATGTGCTATCCAGTGACCACCATAGGTTCAAGAAGTTATAAGCCATTTGGTTTGGTAACCTTCTTTTATAACAAAATTATTACAAAGTTATTACCAATAGGATACTCAATGCCAAGTATTTGTACCAAACTTCAGCTCTTGTCTCCCATTCTATACCAACCAGCTCACAAATATTAGTTGCGTAATTGGTTTATTTTAAGAATATTCTGTGGATTACGAAACGAGATAAGAATATAATTTGAGTTAGGGAGTtaagaggaggagaaggaagGAGACTTCAACAAACCCTATGAAACTAAGGAATTTTGAGTTGTCTTGATGCTAGAACTGTATATGTTTCCTGGAGTTGATGAAGTTGAATGACAAGATAATGCTCGCAAGAAGCAATTGATATAccataaaaaacaatacacAAGTGTATCAATACTCTTGCTTAGAATTAATCAAAGACAGTACAAGTATTGAAAAACATCTCCGTTTTATCGTTTTTACAGGTCGATATAAATTATCCCCTTACATTTACATTGCATCACATAGCATTCCATCTCTATTACTCTCGCATATTTCTTACAACTCACTttatttgtgttttttttctctgaCTTTTCGGGCTCACTGCTTCCAACGCTTTCTATGTGTAAGTATATGTAAGATAGCAATTGAGCTTCCAATTCACCCCTCATCCATCTTtatctttcattttctagTGACGCCCTTAACTAAAAGCcccaaaaatcaaaaaaaaatttggcgCATCTAATATGTGGAtgtaaaaaggaaaaattaattttatCTCAACCGTCGGCTAGGGCTGAATTTAGGGATTGAATAACTGTGGAGTCTTGGTTTCGATTTGTGTGTGAGAATCAATTTCACAAAAtatctctttttgtttttttattttattttatatttttcattttatttttttacatgTAACCATCATTTCTCTTCCATATTTTTTGATGTCTTTGTGTTGGCTAATAATAAGAATTGCAATTTAAGTGTGGCTTCAGTTGTCATCGTCAGAAATATTGTTCCAATCTCCAAAAGTTTTAGGGATCAGATAAGGATGGAGCTATggtttgaaagaaagagaaagaaacagagagagagaaaagtggTCAAGGTGAAAAGTAAGAAAGCAGAATATGCagatacacatatacaaatacaaatacagaCATTAAAATCGTGTTTTTATTGCAAAATCGTGAAGCTGTAAattgatttggaaaaagtttttgattCGCCAATAAATGGTTGGGGTGGGAAGACTTTATTATGAGTGCATGTCCTTATGCAACTCGCAAGGTATATACCTTCCTAATCTTCTTCccccactaccaccaccccAACCAATATCTTCattatatatttacaaCTCAGGTACTCTATACTTTAGTCTATTTCCTTCCTCATAGACGAAATTCAacattttttcaaactcgTTCGTGCTCTTTTGGTTCAACTCCACGTACTTTTTGTAAAGCAATAATGCAGTCCTAGCATCTTCAATCGAGTCGTGGTTACCCTTTTGTACTCTCTCTTTCAACATCACATATGCCAAGAATTTTAAGCTCAACTGTCGTTTGAAACTACTCTTGTAGTAGAAGTCTGCAGTGTCTCGAATCTGCTCCTCTGGAACCTGTAAGTTGATAGTTCTAAAATCAGTATATAAACCATGTCCAACAAATATGACGCCCAAATTAAGTAAAAGCCATAGCTTTCGATATGCCGTTTGCAACGTGACCAAATTCTTGCTAGATTTATGGATATCTAGGTCATTGGGCTCGATACCACTAAAGTTTGTCGTATAATCGTAAATGTGTGATTTGTGAACAATataatcatcaataaaTGCTTCGCCAAATAACGGATCGTCGATAATCATGCCACTGATATTATTGTTAtcgtcgttgttgttgccagTAATGTTACTATTTATGCCTTCGCGACCACCTCGGAGAACAGAAACACGCGCCAAAGACAACTCTTTGGGTTTGACTAATTTCTTCTGCCCGTTATAGCTTATCTCAAGCTGTTCCGGTTTTAAAGTGACAAATTCTGCGTCAATGGCTACTAATGTTCCTGGCTGTGGAGCTTCTTTCTCCCTCGTCAACAATGTATACTCTCGCTGATACAGCTCTCTAATTGGCCCAGCAAAGTGATCTCTATAAAGTATAGAGTCATTGCCTTGAAAATGAGTTATATGTCTAAACGGTTCAACCTTGTCCATCTTGTCAACTTCTTGATATATAACAATGACAGGTTTTTTCCATGAGTAAGTAAGGTTAaacacttcttcttcaggGATAGGAATCACCAAGTAATCGTTGAAAAACATCCACTCATCCTTTATTTTGACAAAAGAGACCAAATTATGGCCACCTGTTCTCGATGTGTCTACTTGATGACTTATCTCACAAACATACCCTAATAATTGGTATTTCTTAAAGTCACCCGAGACTGGCATGCTAGGTTTAAATGAATAGCCTCGATTGCTTCCATTATTTGTTGCTCTCACAGCATAAAGATCGGGAACAAGCCATTGCTTTAAACTATTGATAATTCTGAATTCCTCATTTGTTAAGTTGACATTGAGAACAAGCACAGGTGGAAGTTTCGTAATTGATGTTCGAATTTCTAAAGTATGGGGATGGAAATGCTGGTGCTGCGTACATGGAATTGTCTTGTATTGATTCATTGAATACTCCAAGTATGTGAGTATATTCAAGTTTTTCCTTATATTGGCTAAGTTGGtcggttgttgttgttgttgttgttgttgttgctgctgctgctgctgctgctgatcTTGCTGTGTATTGGGATTAACAAGGATGCTCATTTTACTCATCATGTTATGTGGCGGTGTTATCAATTCTAAGGAAAACATGGCCCCCATCTGTTTATCATATATGGGACAAGAATGTCCTCGTCCTCTAACCTCGATTTCGTAAGCTAACTCTGTCAAATCaaaattgaagttgaacTGGTTTCTAAAATCCATCGATAGTCGCGTCAACAAGTAATTATTAAACGCAATAATCAATTCGCGCACTTCGTGTGAGTTAAGATTCATCAACTCGTTCAAGTTTATTAACTTTGCTGCTTGCTTATCGTGGTTCATCACTTGACTGAAATTATAGGTCTTGACATTCCTAGACTTGGCTTTAAACATCATGTCAAATAAATATGCAAGCTCGTTCAATATAGATGAGCCTTCCGGGTTGGTTTCGATTGTCGCTTCGTCATTCGGTAACCATTCATTGGATAGTGAGTGAACTACTTTGTTATAGAAAACAGATTGGAATCTGTACAACTGCAAAAGTGAATTAATGTATGAGTTGTCGCTATGATTCTCCAATCCACAATATTCTTGAGTTCGATTATAAAatgcaaaatcaaaatctttGACTCCAAACTTGGAATATTGGATTTGTAGTCTTGAGTAGCAATTGGGgattttttcatcattttgACATTGGAAAATACTGTCTTCCAATGCTTGAATCGATTTTTGGCGCTGCTTTTGTCCTCCATTTTTTTCGCTCAAAAATTTGGGGATTTGGGTATCTTTTTGGCTGGTTAACGAATAATACTCGGGAATGTTACAAGTACCGTACTTTAATGAGTCATAGGGTATCCATTTGGGGGTTTGCgaaattttttgttgctgttgcttttcaaaaatCGATAGCAAGTCTGGATCAATAGATTCAGGTAATCtagctttttctttaacaaATTTGAGGTCATTTGGCCAATTCGAGAGGAGAAGTTCCTTATAATACGGCATTCCAACTACGGATAGCGGCACATCTGCATCAATGTCAATAAATGCATTATCGCCACTACCACTGCCGCCTCCTAGGACTCCACTGGGTCCGTTGACAATGTCTGGTCTCTCTATCTCTTGTGGaaaattaacaaaattTTTACTGAGAGTGCCTGAATTTGTGATAGACCACAAGTGTAAATTGGAGAAACCATCATTAAACATGAAGAAATCACCATTTTCGCTAATTTCCAATCCTGATAgatgtggttgttgttgctgttgctgttgttgttgttgttgttgtttctgttgttgtgcAGCAGAGGATCCCGCTgctggtagtggtggtgtagCTGCTGACATATCAGCATGGTAAACACTCACATTTGTTTGATCAAATATATCTACAAACTCAATCAACCCATACGCAGAGGTAACAATTAAGATATTGGGCAACTTGGGGTGGAATCTAACTGAAGATACACCTGCGGGGAAGGCAACTGGTGCAACTGCTTTCATTGTTCGTATATCGAAAATGTTTACCAATGGGTCTGCCGTATATTCTGGTGCTTGATGGTAATGGTATCTTTTGGGTCTGATGGAATTTCCACATGTTGCAATGTAGTTACCCTTAATGTCCATATCTGACATGTATCCATTGTGAGCTGAAAAAGTTTTAATTGATGAGTTTGAAGTTGGATCGAATAACTCTAGCGAACCTGTGCTGCTAGCTAATGCTAACAATTTCGGTGCTTCTTTGACCATAGCAACTTTTCCGGTGTGGTTGAATTGTTGTACCAGATTTGATTTATTCATATCTACTTTGATCAAATCCAGTTCAGTTCCAATTACGATTTCGTTGAATGAGTTGCAATTGAATGACATTGTCTTGAGATCTTTAAACAATTCCCTGCCATTCGATTCTTTAAAAGACATCGAGTTTACTGCATTTCTGGGAACTCCTCGTCGGTTGTAAATGGAAAGTTGGTCATTCAGTAACGATAGCACGCCTTCTCTGTGCGATAGGATTTGTATAATAGGTTGATTTAATGTATTGGTTCGAAATTTTGTGTAAGGGTATAGTTGTATGCTGTATGGAGATGTTTTAACACTAGATAGGCTTCGTACATAACCCGATGTGTCACCGCACCACACCAAGTTCTGTACAGAGTCAAATACCGTTGTAGTGACTGTAGATATAGGGTCTTGAACGAGTACGCCATTACTActattgttgctgctgctgttgctgttgctattgttgttgctgtctTTCAATGGCACGAGAGCTACCTGACTCCAACCCTCCATGGCAGAATAAACTAACAAGCTTTGTAAATTTGCAATACTAAACTATCAGATTCAATAACAATGGATTAAGGGTACTTAGCAGAATGAAAATGGAATTGATGGGTGGAATTGATGGGACACGCTTATTCTGAGCCAAAAGCTGCGTGGTAGCAtctgatgttgttgttggtattgaATGTTGGCGTTAGTATATCTAAAATGCGCGTTGGTCGTGTAAATGATCAGTAATCTAGCTAATGCTagtaccactaccactaccactacaactaaaactaaaactacaactacaactacaactaaaACTAAAACTACTACTGTTGTTATTACCACATCAGTTATTTGGATCACTAGTTGGGTTAAAAAGCAGCGCGAGTTTTGTAAATAATAATCTCTATATCCTTTATCTTAGATTAGACAATAAATGTTGCTGATAATAAATTAAAGTTAAACTCGAGATAAATTAGAGTGGGGAAAAGGAGTGGGGGAAATTAGGTAAGAAGATGAGTATTGAGAGATTACATAAAAATTTACAGAGAGTAAATAAGCTAGCGCAATATGGGTTGCGATGGCAATCTTACACCATAGTGAATGACAAATCCTCAAAATTTGACCATGTGGGAGATgctaataaaaatataaaaggtaaagaagaaagaagaagaagaagaagaaagaagaaaaaaacaggaTAGGTGGGAACACCACGGGTCGAATGGCAAGAGTTAAGTTACAAATGTGCTTTTAATTTAGCTTATGGTAAGGTATACgtcattttcaaacaagGTAATGTGGTCATAgcaaatgttgaaatgtTTGAGTCATGGCTAGTTGTAGTGTTTACTCTTGGGTACATGTGGTAGTTGCGCACGTTC
It encodes the following:
- the SHO1 gene encoding Transmembrane osmosensor encodes the protein MGFKIRNFTGDPFAIATVSFGLIAWIVALAGAAASSQGSFPHFTWWGIAYQIVIILVITVLYLNNNIELYKFTLVGLVSIGFIYTTNSTNNLVYNSSSSGNLCCAAGCILLSILNLIWILYFGGHPESPTNQFIDSFSSNKYANEYIGRSSVSKTEPFDDQQGFNSAASKRFTSTGISLPQENVSQMSQTNTHSQQQQQQQHSTNAANASNATSYFPSTQLHGLENSSQDMMGSAPRDLTQNTNTNSSGTKRNTLYTDSEGGTGITFRYKAKALYSYDANPDDINEISFIKDEILDVDDVDGKWWQARRANGQVGICPSNYVKLIDT
- the PAN2 gene encoding poly(A)-specific ribonuclease (MEROPS:MER0030317); the encoded protein is MEGWSQVALVPLKDSNNNSNSNSSSNNSSNGVLVQDPISTVTTTVFDSVQNLVWCGDTSGYVRSLSSVKTSPYSIQLYPYTKFRTNTLNQPIIQILSHREGVLSLSNDQLSIYNRRGVPRNAVNSMSFKESNGRELFKDLKTMSFNCNSFNEIVIGTESDLIKVDMNKSNSVQQFNHTGKVAMVKEAPKLLALASSTGSLELFDPTSNSSIKTFSAHNGYMSDMDIKGNYIATCGNSIRPKRYHYHQAPEYTADPLVNIFDIRTMKAVAPVAFPAGVSSVRFHPKLPNILIVTSAYGLIEFVDIFDQTNVSVYHADMSAATPPLPAAGSSAAQQQKQQQQQQQQQQQQPHLSGLEISENGDFFMFNDGFSNLHLWSITNSGTLSKNFVNFPQEIERPDIVNGPSGVLGGGSGSGDNAFIDIDADVPLSVVGMPYYKELLLSNWPNDLKFVKEKARLPESIDPDLLSIFEKQQQQKISQTPKWIPYDSLKYGTCNIPEYYSLTSQKDTQIPKFLSEKNGGQKQRQKSIQALEDSIFQCQNDEKIPNCYSRLQIQYSKFGVKDFDFAFYNRTQEYCGLENHSDNSYINSLLQLYRFQSVFYNKVVHSLSNEWLPNDEATIETNPEGSSILNELAYLFDMMFKAKSRNVKTYNFSQVMNHDKQAAKLINLNELMNLNSHEVRELIIAFNNYLLTRLSMDFRNQFNFNFDLTELAYEIEVRGRGHSCPIYDKQMGAMFSLELITPPHNMMSKMSILVNPNTQQDQQQQQQQQQQQQQQQQPTNLANIRKNLNILTYLEYSMNQYKTIPCTQHQHFHPHTLEIRTSITKLPPVLVLNVNLTNEEFRIINSLKQWLVPDLYAVRATNNGSNRGYSFKPSMPVSGDFKKYQLLGYVCEISHQVDTSRTGGHNLVSFVKIKDEWMFFNDYLVIPIPEEEVFNLTYSWKKPVIVIYQEVDKMDKVEPFRHITHFQGNDSILYRDHFAGPIRESYQREYTLLTREKEAPQPGTLVAIDAEFVTLKPEQLEISYNGQKKLVKPKELSLARVSVLRGGREGINSNITGNNNDDNNNISGMIIDDPLFGEAFIDDYIVHKSHIYDYTTNFSGIEPNDLDIHKSSKNLVTLQTAYRKLWLLLNLGVIFVGHGLYTDFRTINLQVPEEQIRDTADFYYKSSFKRQLSLKFLAYVMLKERVQKGNHDSIEDARTALLLYKKYVELNQKSTNEFEKMLNFVYEEGNRLKYRVPEL